One stretch of Variovorax sp. 54 DNA includes these proteins:
- a CDS encoding Bug family tripartite tricarboxylate transporter substrate binding protein, whose amino-acid sequence MTFTRRHMLQSTGASALLASLGQQAFAQAAALENATIVTGFAAGGTSDTTCRRLALKLSPDYAKTAVVENRTGAGGQIAVSYVKGRPADGTTILQTPTSILTIYPHIYKKLPYDPMVDLTPVSLACIFDFGFAVGPAVPATVKTVPEFLTWAKANPAGANYGSPAAGSTPHFIGALLGKQGGVELKHAAYRGTQPAMLDLLGGNISAVSGPIGDITQHLQSGKVRILGVSGAKRSRFAPDVPTFGEQGIKNMAHSEWFAFFLPAKASPELVAKLNTAMKNALAQKDVIDGLGTFGLEAMSSTPAELGDLLKKDTAKWAPIVKEVGFTAEG is encoded by the coding sequence ATGACCTTCACCCGCCGCCACATGCTGCAGTCCACCGGCGCTTCGGCGCTGCTCGCCAGCCTCGGCCAGCAGGCCTTCGCGCAGGCTGCCGCGCTCGAGAACGCGACCATCGTCACCGGCTTCGCGGCCGGCGGCACCTCGGACACCACCTGCCGGCGCCTTGCGCTGAAGCTGAGCCCCGACTACGCCAAGACTGCCGTGGTCGAGAACCGCACCGGCGCGGGCGGCCAGATTGCCGTGAGCTACGTGAAGGGCCGCCCGGCCGACGGCACCACCATCCTGCAGACGCCCACGTCGATCCTCACGATCTACCCGCACATCTACAAGAAGCTGCCGTACGACCCGATGGTCGACCTCACGCCCGTGAGCCTGGCCTGCATCTTCGACTTCGGCTTCGCCGTGGGCCCGGCCGTGCCGGCCACCGTCAAGACGGTGCCCGAGTTCCTCACCTGGGCCAAGGCCAACCCGGCCGGCGCCAACTACGGCTCGCCGGCCGCGGGCTCCACGCCGCACTTCATCGGCGCGCTGCTGGGCAAGCAAGGCGGCGTCGAACTCAAACATGCGGCCTACCGCGGCACGCAGCCGGCCATGCTCGACCTGCTGGGCGGCAACATCTCGGCGGTGTCGGGCCCCATCGGCGACATCACGCAGCATCTGCAGTCGGGCAAGGTGCGCATCCTGGGCGTGTCGGGTGCCAAGCGCAGCCGCTTCGCGCCCGATGTGCCGACCTTCGGCGAGCAGGGCATCAAGAACATGGCGCACAGCGAATGGTTCGCCTTCTTCCTGCCGGCCAAGGCCTCGCCCGAACTCGTGGCCAAGCTGAACACGGCGATGAAGAACGCGCTGGCGCAGAAGGACGTGATCGACGGCCTCGGCACCTTCGGCCTGGAAGCCATGTCTTCCACGCCCGCCGAGCTGGGCGATCTGTTGAAGAAGGACACCGCCAAGTGGGCGCCGATCGTCAAGGAAGTCGGCTTCACCGCGGAAGGCTAA
- the ilvD gene encoding dihydroxy-acid dehydratase → MTTPTDPTPKRFRSATIREGTIRATTRSFLHALGQDDEDIARPHVGVFHTGGEMSPCNLNLREQAQHAKTGIYAGGGTPHECPVVSVSDGLTMAHSGMRFSLISRELIADSVEASTRGHQWDGIFAIGACDKNLPGLMMGMVRCNVPSVFVHGGSALPGQMPGPDGRDLNVVDTYETIGKVLAGTATHDELDAMSRACLPTAGACAGQFTANTMGMVSEALGLAPIGSSMVPAVFSERAPLMRRAAKQLMKAVMGDGPLPRDVVTRKALENACAVVSATGGSTNAALHLPAIAHEAGIKFHLDDVAEIFARTPLIADLRPGGQYLARDVYYIGGAGVILRTLLEQGFLHGDALTFTGRTLAEEVADAAAPDGRVVRAAGNPITRDGGLAVLKGNLCPDGALLKTAGLQTLVHRGPARVFNSEEEAQAAVQNRRYEAGDVIVIRNEGPKGSPGMREMLGITALLYGQGMGDKVALLTDGRFSGATRGLCIGYAGPEAADGGPIAVLRDGDMVAIDARAAARSISVELSAEEIASRLAGREVNAGVVHGGLLEKYALTVRPAHQGAVTHSGAVTWLRDES, encoded by the coding sequence ATGACCACGCCCACCGACCCGACACCCAAGCGCTTTCGCTCCGCCACCATCCGCGAGGGCACGATCCGCGCGACCACGCGCAGCTTCCTGCACGCACTGGGCCAGGACGACGAGGACATCGCGCGCCCGCATGTCGGCGTGTTCCACACAGGCGGCGAGATGAGCCCGTGCAACCTGAACCTGCGCGAGCAGGCGCAGCACGCCAAGACCGGCATCTACGCGGGCGGCGGCACGCCGCACGAATGCCCCGTGGTGTCGGTGAGCGACGGCCTGACGATGGCGCATTCGGGCATGCGCTTCTCGCTGATCTCGCGCGAGCTCATCGCCGACAGCGTGGAAGCGTCCACGCGCGGCCACCAGTGGGACGGCATCTTCGCCATCGGCGCCTGCGACAAGAACCTGCCGGGCCTGATGATGGGCATGGTCCGCTGCAACGTGCCCAGCGTGTTCGTGCACGGCGGCTCGGCCCTGCCGGGGCAGATGCCCGGGCCCGATGGCCGCGACCTCAACGTGGTCGACACCTACGAGACCATCGGCAAGGTGCTGGCCGGCACGGCCACGCACGACGAGCTCGACGCGATGAGCCGCGCCTGCCTGCCCACGGCCGGCGCCTGCGCGGGGCAGTTCACGGCCAACACGATGGGCATGGTGTCGGAAGCACTGGGCCTGGCGCCCATCGGCTCGAGCATGGTGCCCGCGGTGTTCAGCGAGCGCGCGCCGCTGATGCGCCGCGCCGCGAAACAGCTCATGAAGGCGGTGATGGGCGACGGTCCGCTGCCGCGCGACGTCGTGACGCGCAAGGCGCTCGAAAACGCCTGTGCCGTGGTCTCGGCCACGGGCGGTTCGACCAACGCGGCGCTGCATCTGCCGGCGATCGCGCACGAGGCCGGCATCAAGTTCCACCTGGACGACGTGGCCGAAATTTTCGCGCGCACGCCGCTCATTGCCGACCTGCGCCCAGGCGGCCAGTACCTGGCGCGCGACGTGTACTACATCGGCGGCGCGGGCGTCATCTTGCGCACGCTGCTGGAACAAGGCTTCCTGCACGGCGACGCCCTCACCTTCACCGGCCGCACGCTGGCCGAGGAAGTGGCCGACGCTGCCGCGCCCGACGGCCGCGTGGTGCGCGCAGCGGGCAACCCGATCACGCGCGACGGCGGGCTGGCGGTGCTCAAGGGCAACCTCTGCCCCGACGGCGCGCTGCTCAAGACGGCAGGCTTGCAGACGCTGGTGCACCGCGGCCCGGCGCGCGTCTTCAACTCGGAAGAAGAAGCACAGGCCGCCGTGCAGAACCGCCGCTACGAAGCGGGCGACGTGATCGTCATCCGCAACGAAGGCCCCAAGGGCAGCCCCGGCATGCGCGAGATGCTGGGCATCACCGCGCTGCTGTACGGCCAGGGCATGGGCGACAAGGTGGCGCTGCTGACCGACGGGCGTTTTTCGGGCGCCACGCGCGGCCTGTGCATCGGCTACGCGGGGCCCGAGGCGGCCGACGGCGGGCCGATCGCGGTGCTGCGCGACGGCGACATGGTGGCCATCGATGCACGCGCCGCGGCGCGCAGCATTTCGGTGGAGCTGAGCGCCGAAGAAATCGCCTCGCGGCTGGCCGGACGTGAGGTAAACGCGGGGGTGGTGCACGGTGGTTTGTTGGAAAAATACGCGCTCACCGTGCGCCCTGCCCACCAGGGCGCCGTGACCCACTCGGGCGCGGTCACCTGGCTGCGCGACGAGTCGTGA